The proteins below come from a single Chlorogloeopsis sp. ULAP01 genomic window:
- a CDS encoding cyanoexosortase A system-associated protein — protein MNKNIQISKINNQGVQSSSFYFKHLPKSHLFYILGIFSTLAILHLSIINSHEIEREEIAVDGVYWTGILFLLWQNRHHKIATNWIASCLGLGLLFLVIFRPLYLWRLDLILFRFGPIVAGLGLGLLSFGFSGLKQHWRLFLLLCLMLFPFGHINNFFASWLHFSDFTATISAFSLHYLGLQATAQGAFVILPTGQVEVLYYCTGGLLIVWLLRLSLLIMVVVFPLSWQQRWGLVISAMGTGFLVGCFRVALLAVVVNNRSIFEYWHSYTGGSIFIAIATITYAALCNWILPLEYLSPLTKECKPATTATVTPKRGFFLAATWVGMILTAIYLITNKRLLTTSLLPDQLALNSWQQVNVKPLIEQQKDTQDTVKSTVVLSRKDYSYLKNTQQLKLQMRYVVNTRGEPNPFLEKLSENLIKNSQQQPKYVKGVGFYTLYSDSKQAYLTACINPRGGSTVTSAQFMQNRYKYDLVWNRILPWVLGKEVLRDDRCIWAQLSLPLNGVSASNIYLDLEAIWSRNYTAWQSLFINKID, from the coding sequence GTGAATAAAAATATTCAGATTAGTAAGATAAATAACCAAGGTGTACAAAGCTCATCGTTTTATTTCAAACATTTACCTAAATCACATTTATTTTACATACTAGGTATTTTTTCTACTCTTGCTATTTTACATTTAAGTATAATTAATAGTCATGAAATTGAACGTGAAGAAATAGCTGTAGATGGAGTTTATTGGACAGGAATTTTATTTTTATTGTGGCAAAATAGACATCATAAAATAGCTACCAATTGGATTGCTAGTTGCTTGGGTTTAGGGTTACTCTTTCTTGTCATATTTAGACCCTTGTACTTATGGCGCTTAGATTTAATTTTATTTAGGTTTGGCCCTATTGTTGCTGGTTTAGGCTTAGGATTGCTATCTTTTGGATTTTCGGGATTAAAGCAGCATTGGCGCTTATTTTTATTGTTATGCTTGATGCTGTTTCCTTTTGGTCACATCAATAATTTTTTTGCTTCCTGGCTGCACTTTAGTGATTTCACTGCAACTATATCTGCCTTTTCTCTCCACTATTTAGGATTGCAAGCTACTGCCCAAGGTGCCTTTGTCATACTACCTACAGGCCAGGTGGAAGTTCTTTATTACTGTACTGGTGGTCTTTTGATTGTATGGTTACTCAGACTCAGCCTCTTGATTATGGTAGTCGTTTTTCCCTTAAGTTGGCAGCAGAGATGGGGATTAGTTATATCTGCTATGGGTACTGGCTTTTTAGTTGGCTGTTTTCGTGTAGCTTTGTTAGCTGTTGTCGTGAATAACCGCAGTATTTTTGAATATTGGCACAGCTATACAGGTGGCTCTATTTTTATCGCAATTGCAACTATTACTTATGCTGCCCTATGTAATTGGATACTGCCATTAGAATATTTATCTCCTCTGACAAAAGAATGTAAACCTGCTACCACAGCGACAGTTACGCCGAAACGGGGCTTTTTTCTTGCTGCTACCTGGGTAGGGATGATATTAACTGCTATCTATTTAATAACGAATAAACGGTTGCTAACCACCTCTCTTTTGCCAGATCAACTTGCTTTAAATAGCTGGCAGCAAGTAAATGTCAAACCCCTGATTGAGCAACAAAAAGATACTCAAGACACTGTAAAGTCTACTGTAGTTTTATCTAGAAAGGATTATAGCTATCTGAAAAACACTCAGCAGTTGAAGTTGCAAATGCGCTATGTCGTTAATACTAGAGGCGAGCCAAATCCTTTTTTAGAGAAGCTAAGTGAAAACTTAATTAAAAATAGCCAGCAACAACCTAAATACGTCAAAGGAGTTGGCTTCTATACGCTCTATAGCGACAGCAAACAAGCTTACCTCACAGCTTGTATTAATCCTCGTGGAGGTAGTACTGTTACTTCAGCTCAATTTATGCAAAATAGATACAAATATGACTTAGTTTGGAATCGCATATTACCTTGGGTTTTGGGAAAGGAAGTACTTAGAGATGACCGTTGTATATGGGCCCAGTTATCTCTTCCTTTGAATGGAGTCTCAGCTTCTAATATTTACCTAGATTTGGAAGCTATCTGGAGCAGGAACTATACTGCATGGCAATCCCTATTTATTAATAAAATAGATTAG
- a CDS encoding HpsJ family protein, with protein MKTKEQAKISRQPIEITEIIEQRVFALLRVIGYALLIFTLIDYCAALIPPRLTDPSWEFQVIGRLVDIVWAPLLGMTFIFLYNRKTIVSYRQLSILRFFSWSALFLGIAYILMLPLVINNSLTLYRNINNQFTLQQVQQQEQLQQLTTKVNTLNSAQELNNLAKILNLPNEADSNQSSKDLQHKLSQQLKTFANNASSAANAARQEQIKNLIKASVKTNLGLLLSGFCFITLWKLTDWVRVIDKIFG; from the coding sequence ATGAAAACCAAGGAACAAGCAAAAATTTCCAGACAGCCAATAGAAATCACAGAAATTATAGAACAGCGGGTCTTCGCTTTGTTACGTGTGATTGGCTATGCACTTCTAATATTTACGCTCATCGACTACTGTGCTGCCTTAATTCCTCCCCGTTTAACAGATCCTAGTTGGGAATTTCAAGTTATTGGAAGATTGGTAGATATAGTTTGGGCGCCATTGTTGGGAATGACATTTATATTTTTATACAATCGAAAAACTATAGTTAGTTATCGGCAACTCTCAATCTTGCGATTTTTCTCTTGGTCTGCTTTATTTTTAGGAATAGCTTATATCTTAATGTTGCCTTTGGTTATTAATAATAGCCTCACACTCTACCGAAACATTAATAATCAATTTACTCTTCAACAGGTACAACAACAAGAACAGCTACAACAACTAACTACCAAAGTTAATACACTAAACTCTGCTCAAGAACTAAATAACTTAGCGAAAATTTTAAATCTACCTAATGAAGCCGATTCTAATCAATCGTCCAAAGATTTGCAGCACAAACTATCTCAGCAACTTAAAACATTCGCTAACAATGCTTCAAGTGCTGCCAATGCAGCCAGGCAAGAACAGATTAAAAACTTGATCAAAGCTTCTGTGAAGACTAACTTAGGACTTTTATTATCGGGATTTTGCTTTATTACCTTGTGGAAGCTAACTGACTGGGTACGCGTTATCGATAAAATTTTTGGGTAA
- a CDS encoding glycosyltransferase has protein sequence MSTTLNYRIVHLSKYYPPDRGGMETHVQTLARSQAALGAEVSVICVNGFDEKGHLSTKTNTVYEIDGDVKVTRLGRLFSLARFDICFGLCQELRRLANEPKTIFHLHTPNPTMLMALTILDRTIPLVITHHSDVIKQKILKYALRPFEYLVYSRSSQILTTSLQYIQGSKFLRFYYDKLSDLPLGLNLAIYSNPNQKALDFSRSLKDKYGEIIWLAVGRLVYYKALHISIEALTLVPGKLVVIGVGPLEAQLKTLARKLGVENRIIWLGRVNEDELVGAYHTATALWFPSNLRSEGFGLVQVEAMASGCPVINANILCSGVPWVSRDEKEGLTVPINDPFALARAAKRLLSEPNLRERLIIASQKRAEYFNHTNMAQRSFEFYDKVLSQGWNYPVIPKAVDLL, from the coding sequence ATGTCAACAACACTCAACTACCGGATAGTTCATTTGTCTAAATATTATCCTCCAGATAGAGGAGGTATGGAGACGCACGTTCAAACTCTAGCTCGTTCCCAAGCTGCTTTGGGTGCAGAAGTTAGCGTAATTTGTGTAAATGGGTTTGATGAAAAAGGACATTTATCTACTAAAACAAACACCGTTTACGAGATAGATGGTGATGTTAAAGTTACCCGTCTCGGTCGCCTTTTTTCATTAGCACGATTTGATATATGTTTTGGACTGTGTCAAGAACTTCGTAGATTGGCTAACGAACCAAAAACTATATTTCATCTTCATACTCCTAATCCAACAATGCTGATGGCTTTAACTATATTGGATAGGACTATACCTTTAGTAATTACACACCACAGCGACGTAATTAAGCAAAAAATTTTAAAGTATGCATTGCGACCATTTGAATATTTAGTTTACAGCCGAAGTTCGCAAATCTTAACAACTAGTTTGCAGTATATTCAAGGCTCAAAATTTTTGCGGTTTTATTATGATAAATTAAGTGACCTGCCACTTGGTCTAAATCTTGCAATATACAGTAACCCTAATCAAAAAGCACTTGATTTTAGTCGTAGTCTGAAGGATAAATATGGAGAAATAATCTGGTTAGCAGTAGGTAGACTTGTCTATTACAAAGCATTGCATATATCAATTGAAGCCCTAACTTTGGTGCCAGGGAAATTGGTTGTAATTGGTGTTGGTCCTTTGGAAGCGCAACTAAAGACTTTAGCGCGAAAACTGGGAGTAGAAAACCGCATTATTTGGTTAGGTCGTGTGAATGAAGATGAGCTGGTAGGAGCTTATCATACTGCAACTGCTCTTTGGTTTCCTTCTAACTTACGCAGTGAGGGATTTGGCTTAGTTCAGGTAGAAGCGATGGCAAGTGGTTGTCCTGTAATTAATGCCAACATTCTCTGTAGTGGTGTCCCTTGGGTGAGCCGAGATGAAAAGGAAGGTTTGACTGTACCAATTAACGATCCATTTGCTTTAGCTAGGGCTGCGAAGCGTCTTCTGTCGGAACCTAATCTGCGCGAACGACTGATAATAGCAAGCCAAAAACGAGCTGAGTATTTCAACCATACAAATATGGCTCAAAGAAGTTTTGAGTTTTATGACAAAGTTCTAAGTCAAGGATGGAACTATCCGGTCATACCCAAAGCAGTAGATTTACTATGA